The DNA window CACAACCGCACCCACCGGCGTCGAGATGGAGGCTCTGGTTGCAGCCCAAGTAGCCAGCATGACCATCTATGATATGTGCAAGGCCGTCCAGCGAGACATCGTCATCTCGGACTGTCGGCTGATTCACAAGAGTGGCGGCCGCAGCGGCGAATACAACGCCTGAGCGGAGAACTCCCTACCAGACTCGCCGGACTGGCACCCCCTGCCCGAACATGTGATCCTTGATCTCAGGAATCGTGTACTGGCCATAGTGAACGATGGATGCGATCAAGGCTGCCGAAGCCCCTCCCCTTGTCACCGCGTCGACCATGTGCCCGGGGTTCCCAGCCCCGCCCGAGGCGATAACCGGAATAGTCACGGCGTCAACGACCATCCTGGTCAATTCAAGTTCATAACCGTCCTTGGTGCCATCGGCGTCAATGGAATTCAGACAGATCTCCCCAGCGCCAAGCCGCTCCACCTCTTTTGCCCACCACAAGGCGTCGAGCCCCATACGTTTTCGGCCTCCATGGACGACGATCTCGTATCCCGAAGGGATAGCCTCTGAGACGGGCACCCTGAGGACGTCCATACCCACGACCACACACTGGGAGCCGAAG is part of the Deltaproteobacteria bacterium genome and encodes:
- the hisF gene encoding imidazole glycerol phosphate synthase subunit HisF, whose protein sequence is MLSKRVIPCLDVRDGRLTKGVKFKGNVDIGDPVRSAEVYYEQGADEIVFYDITASAERRGIMIKVVEEVAARIFIPFSVGGGISTVEDMRAVLLAGAEKVSVNSAAVNNPKIITLGAEAFGSQCVVVGMDVLRVPVSEAIPSGYEIVVHGGRKRMGLDALWWAKEVERLGAGEICLNSIDADGTKDGYELELTRMVVDAVTIPVIASGGAGNPGHMVDAVTRGGASAALIASIVHYGQYTIPEIKDHMFGQGVPVRRVW